Part of the Anopheles gambiae chromosome 3, idAnoGambNW_F1_1, whole genome shotgun sequence genome is shown below.
gcaaacaaaaacctttACACCAGCTTCAATCAATGCAAAAGGACAGGCTAAGATGTGTACAATATagaaaacaaataactaaACACAAAAGAGCAGTAAATACACTTACCAGAGTAAGTGGTTGTAGCAGCAGTGTAAAACTAAACAGTCAcccattaaaaaaaggaaaagtaaGGAACTAAACCACAACATTATTGTGAATGATAACATAGAAACATACCAACTAAAcagcaaaccaaacacaataatagtaatacataataatagtaatacaTAGCAAGCAGCAGTAGAAAACGCAAAGAGGTTTACATGCAATACACAAAATGCGGgacataaaacaaaagaaaaaacaaaaaaagataaagaatATGGCGCAGAATTTACTTGTAAGCCAAATTCCGCATATACCTaaaaaatgggggaaaatgGCGCACTGTGCGTGGCAAGTATGAAATAAGTGCAGaagatatatatttttatttcttttttatacgAGCATAACTAGAGGaagggtgggtgggtggtaaGGAAGAAATGGAGGGAGAAAACCagataataacaataaaataacgACAAAGAGAAATCGCAATaacagaataaaacaaaacttacgCTGGAACAAACAAATCCATGTTACAGCTGGAtaaagaagtgaaaaaaaaaacgttgcaAAGGAGGGAATTTTTAGTTTAAGTTTTGTCTTTGTTTTGTCTTTGAACCGtaacaagcaagcaaaacctAATAGTGTATAACAAAAGTGGTACAAAGTAAACCCAAAAGATGCAACAAACTGCACTCTCAGACACATGTAAATGATGAGACAGAAAAGAATAAGTTTAACAGAACACAACACGAGAGCTagttcgttttatttaaatatgattTCCCCCTCAGTTAACTGTCTCTTGCTATAAACCTGCTCTAGATTACTGAGCTAAAGCTAGGCACCACTACGCATCAAACTTCACTTACTCAACAAACTCCCacaaaatatatatacatacgaACAGCTAGAGGAGATAGAGAGTAAAGaaaacacatgaaaaataATGGAAGAAAATCGAGGCAAGAAAAAGGTGactacattaaaaaaaacacgtacaAATATTAActgtacacacaaacatgtcTAGTggtagaaacaaaacaacagtaaagtataaaaaaataaatacgcaaaacaaaacagaacaaaaaaaaacaaacacgattAGATGCCAAATGTGGCAAATTGTAAGTAGCAAAAGATTTATTGTGTgtgccatcaccatcaccgggAGGACATAGCGTGCGCGTGTAGCGGGTCGAtgtgagacaaaaaaaaacggaaaaaaacaacaaaagaaaatcgttcaaaaaacaatcaaatcgaATGTGAAtgacaaagaaaacaaaacagaaaacacgaTTGGAGAGGGGATTCATTCAGTTTTGTGTTTGAGTCCTTTGCTCCTCCTCCGTTGCTAGaacgataataataataataataataatgtgtCCCGTGTTTTAGACGATGGCGAAAAGATAAGATGTGCTGTGTTTTTAATCTTTTGGTTTTGTGCAGTTTGGTTTTACATGATCTTTTTTAGGTTTGTAAAACAGAATAGTAATGAgaataaaaaactaaataaaaccCTGTAACTGCAGCCAGAATAACACAACCTGTATCCTGTCTCCCGCCCCTTAATGTTTCAAACTATGAATTATATgatcaaaattaataaatgtttTGAATACAAGGCGTTTTATGTTGTACTGCCACTGTTGCCATTTTTACTGTGGCCGTTGGTGCAGCTTTTTTTGTGATAGAAAAGGTGCAAAAAGTATTGAGAAATGGTTATTTTTACGATCATTTTCAGTATGCCCGTTTTGAAAATCACGTGGTTGATGGAGGCGCCTCGTACGTTACGTTACTGCAGTTTTATTGCAGTGTAAACTGGTTGCAGTTTATGTCATGAAATTTTGTAgtatcaattttaatttttcattctttagCTTTACCTACCTACTTCCAAACATGTGTTAAtgtaaagtgaaataatattttcccCAAATCCCCGAATTTCCTTGAAATAAATGCAGCACAGACAAACGTTTCCGAAAGCGAGTCTTTCAACTCTGCCACGTAAACAGAGcgatcttttgcacaacatgAAATGTCAGTGTAACcgtaaatcaataaaaaaaataaacaagcaaTAACAGTACAAATTGGTGAAAAGTTTAATGAAAAACGCTGgataaatgaagcaaaaacagtACAAATGACTGCAGTGATACAGTGTTCAGTAAGATAACGGCATTTCTAAACCCTTCCGACTAAGCTTCAGAGGGCATTTGGTCCTTGTTTTCCCTTGTGCAAGAGTCGCGTAGGGGGTTACCGGCGATTTGATTACATCAGCTGGTGGATCAACGTGCTTTTCTGAAACCTCCTCACCCGCGAACGGGACGGTGTAACGGTGTTTCCATTTGCTGCAGCCCAGCTCAAGCTAGATGACTTCCAAAGCAAGCGAAACGGCGGACGGTAAAACGCCCCGCTCACCGCCAATTCCCAACGCCGTGATCGACCGGAGCGATCGGGAAGGGGATGAGAAGCAGTGGGGCTACGATCTGTACCCGGAGCGGCGGGGCGAGAAGTACAAGCCGAGCTGGGGCCGGGTACTGCTCGGCATGGAGGGTACGGAGAGCCTGGACAAGATTAAGTGCGAACGCAACGTGTACGCTTGCGTGAAGAAAAGCCCCATGGTGAAGCTAATGATGGCTGCGTTGAAGTCTTCCGGTTGGTAAGTTCGGCTGCAACGATTGCACCAAATGCGAAACAAGTTTTTACGTTTAATTGCTTATTGCCACTCTTTGCTGTTCCAGTGAGATCGATATACGGCGGCACATTGCGTGCGAGGTGTGCGACACATCGGTCAGCGGTGGGTACGATCCGGTACTGAACCAGGTCGTCGTCTGCCAGAACATTGCCCGCAACGAGGGCATCGTGCAGGGTGTGCTGACGCACGAGATGATCCACATGTTCGACTACTGCAACAACAATCTGGACTTTAAAAACATTGACCACCTGGCGTGCACGGAGATCCGGGCGGCCAACCTAACGCACTGCTCGTTCCTGAGCGCCTGTACGCAGGGCGATGCGTCGCCGTTTAAAATCAAGCAAGCACATCAGGTACGGTAGCAGCGTGGGGGTTGCCATTGCGGGGGTTGTAATGTAatcattttaattacattttattcTATATTTGCGTGTGGTAGGACTGTGTTAAAACGAAAGCCCTCAACTCGGTGCTGGCCGTGCGTAAGGTTACGCCGGAGGAGGCGATCGCTGCGGTCGAGCGCGTGTTTCCCAAGTGCTACAACGATCTAGAACCGATCGGGCGCCGGATACGAAGGAACTCCAAGGACATGTACAAAGCGTACATGGAGGGTCCAATGTATGGGTACGATGTGGACTAGCCTAGTTGAGCTTGTTCCCGTTGACGAGGTTGTTCGactctttttgcatttttttcttgttgttggaGGTTTGTAAAAGGCAATAAAGTTTTCAGTGGTGTTGAAGTAGTGCGCAACACAGTTGTAGTACATCCAACGTACTTTCGCGATTTTAGCCAAAAGCCatattgattttattaaacaaaCTACATTTCCTTCGAAGGGATAGCAACGGTGTGTCTAAGCTCATAAATTGTTCGACgttatagtggtggtagttggATTGTCATCGTAGTTGTAATACTCCTCATCAATAGGATCCGTATCTGTAACAAGCAAGGAGCACGGAttagaaacaaaacacgtCAACAACTTCTTTCCTCTCCCTTCTCACTCCCGAATATGACGGCCGCTATCATTTCACACAAGGCTGGTAAGTATTCACACATCGTGTCGGTCGGGTCTGGGGATTGTGGTGGGTCCTTTTTATAAAAGTAAGTTCCAAATTTGAAATATATCACTTGCGTTGTTTCCCTTGTCGAAGAATAAAACGGAATGATCGGTTAAATTGCATGTACTATTTAAACCTTTGCAGCAATTCGGCCACCGTGATTGCTGCCCCTGCCAAATGAGTGCTCAACCAGGCGAAACAAATCGCGGTGCGTCTGTCCTCCACCGAGGCCGGAAGTAGTAATAATAATCGTTCTTGTCTAAATTATGAAATCAGTAATTAATTTCGacggttctttttttatctcaCAATTCTCTATCACTGTGCATAAAAGAATGATACGTGTTGTTTTCCCTGTCTACAAAAAGTTCAAGAGCGTGACCCCGAAAAAAGCACGTGTTGCGTGTTGAAAATGCTCCACAAACTTCTTGCTGATGCTACCTGTTTGATATTTACATTGAAAAAGAAATTGGAGTACAGCTCCTGCCAGCAGTTATCATTTGACCTCCTGACCGATAGGCACCTATGTTTAACCTGTTGCTATTTATAATGAATAATCAAACCCACACCAAACCGTTACCAGCGGTACTTCCGGTTACCGTGGCACGTGCGTCCGGTCAGCTGTACCGTGCGTCGGGTCTCAGCAACAGGTTGTGCGAAGCACGTGGAGTTCGTAACATAGCTTTACATGCCTAGCAACGCAATCGGGCGTTTAGCTACCTTGGTTACCAAATATTTATCGAAATCGATCGGTTTAGTCGCTCATCGAACAAAATCCTAGTAAACTGGGTAGTTTAGTCGAACGCTAACTGTCATCGTGTCCGGACGCTTTCCGGAAGTGTGCCGTTGGTGAGCGGTGTTTTATCTTGTAAAAGAAATTGtggttttgatatttttatggtgttttttttaatgagttTTTAGTGATTCGTGTCCGTTTTGCATGGTGAAATAAGGTAAGATGACAGTACATTACGtatttttgctacatttttttACAGTGCTGGAAATAGGTAAACGAAGaataattacaattttaaaatctTTCCGAACTCTTCTGCTTGATTTGAACTTTTTAAATTGCAATATAGAATACACAAGAGGTTTTGAGGCATTTTTTCTCGttttaaaaatggtttaaGCCCAATTCTTCTTTCACTGGTGGAAAAATTTTCACCAACGCCCAGTGCCTGTTATTTTCCACTAACCATGGCAACCTGTTTACCATCAAGCTCTAGGGGTAGCAGCGTAATCCGTTGCCAACAATTCCTTGACATTGATATTTGGAGCAGTGGTATTGCCGGAAACCAACAGCTGTTCTTTCAGTATACATTCCCCCACTGGGGTCGTTGTACCCCATTTCTCGGAATCGATTTATTTGCcgcatcaaacacacaaactctaCCGCTTCctccccttttttgctttctagCACGCCAATGAAACCCAGCACGGATCGCAGGGCGTCGGCCCCGGTTCGCAAGCGCACGCAAGATGGCACAATGGTTGCACGTGCTGCCGGCGGCAGTTCGGAAGCAGCCGGTCCCTCGGGCTTGTTGCGGATCAATCGTCGTGCCCATCCGGAGCACAACACGAAACAGATCTGGCGCGAATTGAACATGCCGACGGATTGCAATTTTCTTGGCCCGAACGTGTTCAGCCTGCCGGAGAAGCTGCTGCGCCACAGTACGAAGATGCGGCCGTCCCCGTTAGCACGGCCCAAACCGGACCGGAATGCGGATAAAAAGAGTAGGAATTGTTATTAGACAAAGATTTGGTTATAAATGCATtaattgtttctgttttttttgctcaaagAGATTCGCTCCTACACCGCACTGCGCAAAGATCGCGAAGACTTCCGCCGACGGCTGGTGCGGCTGATCGTGCGCAAGGAGCACGAGCGGGACGATCCGGAAAACACGTTCCCGAACGTGGAGGAGCGGGAAATGCTGCGGTATTATCACTACATCCGGCATGGCATTGATACGGTGCATGTGTCGCCGATCGATAAGCGTGTGCTGCAGCGCATTCTGCGCCTCATACCGAAGAATTTGACCCGCTGGAAGCAGCCGCTGCGCGATATTATCGGTGAGATTAAGGAAGACTACTCGTTTGCCGTGCGCAAGGCGGTGGTAGACTTTGTGCTGGGCGACGCAATGACCAAGTACGCACGGAAGGAAGAGACCACGCCGGGCCGGTTGGAAATTAAGGAGCTGCGGTTGAAGTGGAAACACCGGTACGATGAAAATCAGGCCAAGATTAAGCGGAATCTGTTCTCGATCAACGCGTGCTCGGAGCAGATCCTTGAGCTGTGGGATACGACCTTCAAGAAGATGCTGCTGGTAAACGTGCAGGAACTGGTGGCGAAAGGGGAAGCGTACGATTTGACCGAGTTTACGGTGAGTAAGCAATCGAGATTTTGGAGTCCTTTTTTGGGGCCACGTACATCTAACAATGATATCTATGCGCcttgtttatttgcttttaGTCCACGGTGAACCAACAAATTGAAGAAACGAGACTAACTCTATCGGAAAAATGGTACGGTGCGATCAAGACGATCTTTCAGAAAGGCATCAAGAAGAAGCTCATCCCGGATAATTCGAAGCCGAAGATGTTGAAGAAGTTCTTCAACTCTTTAGCGACGCTGATGACGAGACAGCTGCAAAACCTGTGCATTAGTAGCATTGAATCGTACACGCACTACATCTGTGATGTTGGGGTAATTCATCTACTTTGTCTAACGATTTTGATATGTGTTGATATCTGAGATTACCTTGTCCAAtttttgggggttttttttgcagcgcTCAAACCAAGGATTTCGGCTGACGATTCTGTTGGAAAATCAAGACACGCTCTCGTTCATACCGAGCTTTCCGAGGTTTCAGATTGAGATATTGAAGATTATCGATAACATTGTAAAATCAGTTAAAAGTTTCCAGCGGATTGAACGGCAAATCTATCCCGATCTACCTTGTCCGCATGAAACGCTGAGGGTTCGTCACTATTACGCCTCGATTTAGTTTCAGTTCAAATGCATTCATTTTTTCCTCTCAAAATAGCCTGAAATTCCGCCGGAAGTGATTAACGTTTGCAAGGAGAAAATTCACGATGTGCTCGAGGAGCAACGCATCGGGCCGGAGCTGCGCATGCAGGACTTTGACAACTACATGACGCTGATGAACGGGTCCGACATCGACGACATCGAGCGGTTCATGGCGAAGCGGCCCAGCTTCGAGGAGTACTGCACGTACATACAGCGCTACAAAAAGATGGAAAATGAGGTGGCGCGCGAAATCTACGGCGTGGTGTCGATGGGTTTCTACGAGTTTCATCGCGAGGGGCTGATCGACACGCTCGAGGGTTCGGCGAAGTATATGCAGGACGCACTGATCGAGCAGATGACCAAAGATCAGCAGAACGGGGCGCAGCAGCTGGCGGTCGAGTATGAGGCGATCTCGACGAAGGTCATCACCATCCCGAAGGATACGGTGGAGCTGATGACGCTGAAGGCGTACGCGATACGGATGGAGGAGACGACGATACCGGAGATGGAGGAGCGGCTGAAGAAGAATCTGCACCATCTGCTGTACCTGACGGACTATACGATCTTTACGCCGCTGCAGATCAAGCAGAACAACAACACGTTCCAGTGGTACATGAAGATGCCGACCATCTTCCAGGACCACAAGAACATCATCGCGGAGAAGGTGATTGAGTATCAGGACGCGCTGAAGCGCCGCATCGAGAGCTTCCGGCGCGACCTGGAGCTGTTCTGGCAGCAGGTGAAGGAGTACGACTCGTGGGGTGACATTAAGAATCTGCAGAAGTACAAGAAGAAGGCGACGGCACTGGACAACAAGCTGGTGGCGGCGATGGAAAAGATTGACCACATCAATGAGGAGGAGACGGCGTACGGGTGGGAGCTGTCCCAGTACCCGATCCGCAAGCAGTGCCACGATAAGCTGGCCCCGTACAAGCAGCTGTACGATGCGGGGCAGGAGTTTATGGACAAGCACGATCTGTGGATGCACTCGCAGGTGGGAATGCACGATCCGGAGCAGATCGACGATACGGTCGGGTTGCTCTACCGGACGGTGTACAAGCTGGAGAAGCATTTTTCCGATTCGTATCAAACGCAACGCTTGGCGCATGATGTGAGTGTGCGGGGTCTTTTATTCGTCTTTGAGAGGCTGCTTTGGTCACGATTTGccttttattcaatttcagaTCAAGACCCGAATCGATCAGTTCAAGACACACTTGCCGATTGTGCAAACGCTGGGCAACCCTGGTATGAAGGAACGGCACTGGGAACAGGTGTCGGAAATCATTGGATTCCCTATACGCATTTCGGCCGAGCTGACGCTGGAGCGTGTGATCGATTATGGACTGGATGACTACATCCAGCGCTTCGAAACCATCTCGGAGAGTGCAACGAAGGAGAACAACCTGGAAAAGGCAATGATCAAGATGGTAAACGAGTGGAGCGATATGTCGTTCGTGGTGCTGCCGTACCGAGACACGGGCACCTACATCCTGGCGGCGATCGATGACATCCAGGTGCTGCTGGACGATCACATCATCAAGACGCAGACGATGAAGAGTTCGCTGTACATTAAGCCGTTCGAAAAAGATATCATGTAAGTATGGTCGCTGATCCTCCAAACTTCCCAAACTTGGTAAGATATGATATGATTCGCACATGTAATACACCACTACCTGTCCAGCGCCTGGGAGAAgaagctgatgctgctgcaggacATACTGGATGATTGGCTGAAGGTGCAGGCGACCTGGATGTACCTGGAGCCGATCTTTTCGAGCCCGGACATACAGTCGCAGATGCCGGAAGAGGGTCGCCGGTTCAGTGCGGTCGACAAGATCTGGAAGGATCTGATGAAGTCGGTGCAGGCCGACACGAAGGTTTTGGTGGTGCTGGAAATAGACAAAATGTCGGAGAAGCTGAAGAAATCGTACGGCCTGCTGGAGGTGATCCAGAAGGGGCTGAACGAGTATCTGGAGAAGAAGCGGCTTTACTTTCCCCGCTTCTTCTTCCTGTCGAACGACGAGCTGCTGGAAATTCTGTCCGAAACGAAGGATCCGACCCGCGTCCAGCCGCACCTGAAGAAGTGTTTCGAGGGCATTGCGTCGCTTAACTTTACCGAAGCGCTCGACATTACGATGATGCGCTCGAGCGAGGGCGAAGAGGTGGACCTGGTGGAGGAGGTGTCCACCAGCAAGGCGAAGGGCCAGGTGGAGAAGTGGCTGCTCGATTTGGAGCATTCGATGAAGAAGAGCATCCACCTGAAGGTGGGCAAATCGTACGAGGCGTACACGGAGACGGAACGCCACAAGTGGGTGCTGATGTGGCCGGGCCAGTGCATCCAGTGCATTTCGTGCGCGTTCTGGACGCTCGAGACTACGATGTGCTTTGATAGTGAAGATCCGCTGGCCGCGCTGGAAGAGTATCTGGAGACGTGCAAGGTGCAGATCTCGTTCATTGTGGATTTGGTGCGCGGGAAGCTGGCGATGCAGAATCGGCTTACCCTGGGCGCACTGGTTGTGCTGGATGTGCACGCGCGCGACGTACTGCTGGACATGATCGAGCAGAAGACGACCCAGGTGGACGATTTCAATTGGTTGGCCCAGTTCCGGTACTATTTTGAGGAGCAAAACCTGGCGACCCGCATGATCAACTCCACGCTGATGTACGGGTATGAGTATTTGGGCAATACGGCGCGGCTGGTGATAACACCGCTGACCGATCGCTGCTTCCGGACGCTGTTCGGCGCGCTGCATCTCCATCTGGGCGGAGCCCCCGAAGGTCCAGCCGGGACAGGCAAGACGGAGACGACCAAAGATTTGGCGAAAGCCGTCGCGAAGCAGTGCGTAGTGTTCAACTGCTCCGATGGGTTGGACTACATCGCGCTGGGCAAGTTTTTCAAGGGCCTCGCGTCCTGCGGCGCCTGGTCGTGCTTTGACGAGTTTAATCGCATCGATCTGGAGGTGCTGTCGGTGGTGGCGCAGCAAATTTTAACCATCCAGCGGGGCATCAACTCCGGCTCGCCGACGATGGTGTTCGAGGGCACGACGCTCAATCTCGACCCGAGCTGTGCCGTGTTTATCACGATGAACCCGGGCTATGCGGGCCGTTCGGAGCTGCCGGACAATTTGAAGGCACTGTTCCGGTCGGTCGCAATGATGGTGCCG
Proteins encoded:
- the LOC1278928 gene encoding mitochondrial inner membrane protease ATP23 homolog, whose translation is MTSKASETADGKTPRSPPIPNAVIDRSDREGDEKQWGYDLYPERRGEKYKPSWGRVLLGMEGTESLDKIKCERNVYACVKKSPMVKLMMAALKSSGCEIDIRRHIACEVCDTSVSGGYDPVLNQVVVCQNIARNEGIVQGVLTHEMIHMFDYCNNNLDFKNIDHLACTEIRAANLTHCSFLSACTQGDASPFKIKQAHQDCVKTKALNSVLAVRKVTPEEAIAAVERVFPKCYNDLEPIGRRIRRNSKDMYKAYMEGPMYGYDVD